The following are from one region of the Actinoplanes sp. L3-i22 genome:
- a CDS encoding glycosyltransferase 87 family protein, whose amino-acid sequence MTKPVHGRGLLRPPVVSVVSVCVVVGIAVARWIERQPLGIDSAVYRAGAEAVARGHPLYGSFDATPLPFTYPPVASIGFLPLAAIPPQLAWGLMGTLSTLALGVVVRATIGHVRPAWTGRKRIVCGSVLFALALQPVWETIAFGQVNLVIMAFVVVDVLNLRGSRFCGLLTGVAAAIKLTPLIFVVHLVVTGRHADAVRLLTAFAFLQAFGAAALPADSAEYWTSAIMCAERWGTSYAANQSLNAVLNRLTAAWPYTFVISLALVALSLGVAILLARRFESAGRPLEAILSTAMIGLVISPISWPHHWVWVAPVCLVLLGRLAGHPWDGRDHWGSALTFAGVVVVFSGAGLLAMPIGHGRELSRGIPGTLLGNLYLLCTLVVVAAAVLGTRRAGKDGNA is encoded by the coding sequence CCAAGCCGGTGCACGGTCGTGGTCTCCTCCGTCCGCCGGTTGTGTCGGTCGTTTCCGTCTGCGTCGTCGTCGGCATCGCGGTGGCCCGGTGGATCGAGCGGCAACCGTTGGGCATCGACAGCGCCGTCTACCGGGCCGGTGCGGAGGCGGTTGCCCGCGGACATCCGCTGTACGGCTCGTTTGATGCGACGCCGCTGCCGTTCACGTATCCCCCGGTTGCCTCCATCGGGTTCCTGCCGCTGGCGGCGATTCCTCCACAGCTCGCGTGGGGGCTGATGGGAACACTGTCGACGCTGGCGCTGGGCGTCGTGGTGCGCGCGACGATCGGTCATGTCCGCCCGGCGTGGACTGGCCGGAAACGGATCGTCTGCGGCTCGGTGCTGTTCGCCCTGGCGCTTCAGCCGGTCTGGGAGACCATTGCCTTCGGCCAGGTGAACCTTGTCATCATGGCGTTCGTCGTCGTCGACGTGCTAAATCTGCGCGGATCCCGGTTCTGCGGGCTGCTAACTGGCGTGGCCGCCGCGATCAAGTTGACTCCACTCATCTTCGTCGTGCACCTGGTGGTGACCGGGCGTCACGCGGACGCCGTGCGCTTGCTGACCGCCTTCGCTTTTCTGCAGGCGTTTGGTGCAGCGGCGCTGCCGGCGGATTCCGCGGAGTACTGGACCTCGGCGATCATGTGTGCGGAACGGTGGGGTACATCGTATGCCGCGAACCAGTCGCTGAACGCGGTGCTCAATCGGCTCACCGCGGCGTGGCCGTACACCTTCGTCATCAGTTTGGCGCTCGTCGCACTCTCCCTCGGCGTGGCGATCCTGCTGGCCCGGCGGTTCGAAAGCGCCGGCCGGCCGCTGGAGGCGATCCTGTCGACTGCCATGATCGGCCTGGTGATCAGCCCGATCTCCTGGCCGCACCATTGGGTCTGGGTGGCGCCCGTGTGTCTGGTCCTGCTCGGCCGGCTTGCGGGCCACCCGTGGGACGGGCGTGACCACTGGGGGTCGGCGTTGACGTTCGCCGGCGTGGTCGTAGTGTTCAGCGGTGCGGGGCTGCTAGCGATGCCGATCGGCCACGGCCGGGAACTAAGCCGGGGGATTCCCGGGACGCTGCTGGGGAATCTGTACCTCCTGTGCACGCTGGTGGTGGTGGCGGCTGCGGTTCTAGGGACGCGGCGAGCCGGGAAAGACGGGAATGCTTGA